The BD1-7 clade bacterium genomic interval CCCCCGCCAGGCAATGCAAATAAACTGGAAGTAGTAGTGGTATGACGGCCCTTGACGACATGATCGGATAGCTCGCCAACCTTAGCTTCAGTTTCTGGAATGAGTTCATTCACCAATGATGACTTACCCACACCCGATTGACCGACAAACACACTCACCTGATCAGTCAATTCCTGCCTCAATGCCTCAAGACCAGCCTTCTCGGCACATGAGATACGGTAAACACGGTAATCCAGTGCGGTATAAATACGCTCTAACTCATCGCACAGTGACTGCTGCGCAGGGGTTTGGCATAAATCCATCTTATTCAGCACCAATATCGCTTCGATATTGGCATTTTCAGCAGCCACTAAATAGCGGTCGATCAAGGTCGGGTGTGGCTCAGGCTCCACCGCTAAAACAATAAATACGCGATCGATATTGGCCGCCACAGGCTTTAACTTACCGAGCCCATCTGGCCGTTCAATTAACGATTGCCGCGGCTCTACAGCGATAACAACGCCCTGATCTTCACCCATTGAGCGCCATACAACATAATCGCCAACCGCAATGGAGCCAACAGTCGCCCGCACATGGCAACGGACTTGGCGCCCGACATCATCGCCATCAAGAATGCGCACATCAACATGTCGAGAATAGCGGGCGGACACCAACGCACGGCGCTCGGGGCCCAACAAGGCATCATCGGTTTCACCGCCTTTGCCAGCCTTGGCGATACGGTGCTGATGCTGGCGTTGGATGCGCGCCTGTTGTTGCTTGGTAAGCCTGCGTTTGGCCATATTCGGGTATTACTCGTTCAGTGAAAAATGCCGCTGCTGCAGGATTTTTTGTCAATCATGCTGCGCCCTGCCCCTGAGCTTTGGTACACTCAAAACGCCCATTATAAAGGGAGGCGATGCAAATTGTCGCTGGCGATTCAATGCTGGCTATCAATTTACTGCTCACAATCGATGAATTTGGCTGCCTTTGGAAACCAACATGTCTGCTGAAACACACAACGACCACGACACCAATCTGATCTGGATTGATCTGGAAATGACCGGGTTAGACCCTGACGGCGATACCATTATCGAAATCGCCACCATTGTGACCGACAAAGATCTGAATATGATTGCAGAAGGCCCTTCGCTGGCAATTCACCAAGCAGACTCTGTGATGGATACCATGAATGAATGGTGTATTACACAGCATGGGCAATCTGGCCTTACTGCGCGCGTCAAAGCATCGGATATCACAATGCGTGACGCCGAGTTAGCCACGCTGGAATTCCTACGCGACCACGTCTCAGCCAACAGCTCGCCGATGTGTGGCAACAGCATTTGTCAGGACCGACGCTTTCTCTATCGTTACATGCCGGAGTTAGAGGATTTTTTCCACTACCGCAACCTCGATGTGAGCTCTTTGAAAGAACTTGCGCGNCGCTGGAAGCCTTCGGCATTGGAAGGATTCCGAAAACAAGGCTCGCATCTGGCGCTGGACGACATTCGTGATTCCATCGAAGAATTGAAACACTATCGCGAGACATTCATCCAGCTATAACGAGTAAACACCGAGCGGCGGCCACCAAAACCGCCGCCGCCTGACATCCGACCGCTGACAGCGATCTATCACAGAAAGCCTGTATTTGAATTACAAAACAGTTATAGTATCTGCTCTGTTTTAAAGCCTTTTGTGATATGGAGTGCTGTATCGTAAAAAATGACTGCAGACAGAATTAACGGGAACATCCCGTCAACGGGTACGCTAACGGCCAATTCGCAATTGTGAAAGCCAACTAAATAGGTACCCAGACGATAATAACAATAAGGTGCTTAAGCGCCGAATAGCAGACCATATTCCATGACTGACCAATCGATGAAACCCTTCACGGTTTTACTGATCGGCCAAGCCATTTCTTTGTTTGGCTCATCACTGACCGGTTTCGCCCTAGGTATCTGGGCATACGAACAAATCGGTTCAGTAACTGTGTACACCGTAATTGCACTGGCAAACATTGTGCCCGTTGTACTTTTGAGCCCATTGGCTGGTGCCGTTGCCGACCGCTATAACCGAAAAATGATCGTGATACTGTCACAAATCGCCGCGATCGCTATCACAGGTGCGCTTGCCTCACTCTATTGGTGGCAAGTGCTAGTGCCCTGGCACATCATCGCGCTAGTTACCCTGAATTCGGTATTTAATGCCTTTGTATTACCGACGATTTCCGCCACAATCCCGCTGATGGTATCCAAGAGTAATCTGACCAAGGCCAATGGCATGATCGCCCTGGCTTTTGGGTTGATTGAGCTCGCAACACCCGCAATTGCGGGTACGCTCTATGCCAACGGCGGCATGCAAACGTTGTTTTTGGTGGATTTGGCGACCTTTAGCGTTGGCATTGGTGCTGTCATTATCACCCGCATTCCTCAGCCACAAGCCAAAACTACAGCCGCATCGGCAACCGACACACAAGAGCTATCATTACTGGCCTCCATTGGTGAAGGCTACCGTTATTTGATGAAGGCACCGGCACTACTGGGCTTGGTAGGATTTTTCTCCAGTATCGCTGCGATGTTGATCGCCGCCGGCGTTATGGTTCAACCGATGCTACTTGGCTTCGCTAAACCGGATCAAATGGGGCAAATTATGTCATTCGCAGGCTCAGGCATTATCGCCGGTGCTGCCATTATGATTGCGCTAACCAATATTAACCGCCATATGCCAATTGTAATTGGCGTCAGCGGCCTTGTGGGTATTGGCTTGCTGCTATTACCCGCCACCACCACTCCTTGGATGATCGCCGCTGGTGGTTTTATTGTGATGGCTTGCTTCCCGGTGATCGACAGCAACAACCGTTCTATCTATCAACGCAAAGTAGACCCAGCTATCCTTGGGCGAGTCATCGGCTTGCGAAACTTTGTATTGGGTTTGGCTCAATGTTTCATGTTATTGATTATCGGGCCACTGGCAGACGGCGTGTTTGAACCCGCAATGGCCGCCGATGGCTGGCTAGCACCAACACTTGGCCCCTACTATGGTACGGGGCAAGGCCGAGGTATTGCAGTATTGATTTCACTGTTGGGTGCATTGATGCTTGTCAGCGTGGCGCTGACGTTATGCAGTCGACGTATGCGTCGACTCGACAGCGAGCTTGATGATGTTGAAATCACGGTAGAAGAGACAGAGCCCGAGCAACAGACAGCGATGGATGCTGTCGCCATGGCCAAATAACTCCAACTATTGACCTATCCGGAACCCGGAGGGAGCACGCATGACGCAACGCACCCGACAGCCCGAGAATATAATAAACGCCAGCCAGATTGCCTACCCGCTCTGGCAATGGCTATTGGTTGCCCTGGTCATTTTGGCAACAGCTGCCGGCAGCTATGCGTCATTTCCTGTTTCTGCTGAAACACCACCACAGCAGCGCTCGAATAGCGCACTGCCCGTCACTACCGTCACCAGCGACGGGCCGACCAACAATATACAGTGGCAGACACAAGGCCAATGGGTTGTGCCTGAACACGGCAACGCCTACGTCACTATTGCCTTTACCCAAAAACAGTTAGCGCTGCTGGCGGGTATTTCGTCGGCGCAACTGGATATCTCCCAATCGCTGAATACACAATCGAATTCAAAGCCGAACTCAGCGCCGCCGTCCCTCACCATCGCGCTAACCCCAGCATGGCCACCAACCGGAAATCGCCAATCACCGATATTGCACCTGCACCTTGCCGTGTCCGCTACCGATACAGACACCGGCACGACCTCTGCATTGGGCGATGCACACTCTCATGATATCAGCTCGGCGCTAGTCAGTGGTCAGTCAGTCACCGTGCAAATACAGGGCAAATTGCGTCAACCGCTAACACCCATCCCTTATGCCTATTTGCGTGCAAATAGCAGTGTCTGGCTGGTCGATAACAACAACTCGCTCATCATCAGACCCATTACGATTGCCTATGCCGATGGCAATGCTCTGTATCTGCGAGATGGCATTCATGCTGGCGATAAAATCATTGTGTCAGACCTTCCATTCGCCAGTGCCGGCTTATCTGTAGCCCCCACTGAGCGGCCAGTTACGCGTTAAACATGCATACACTGATCGCCTTTTTCGCACGCCGTGCAGTTGCAGCCAATGGGCTCATGCTGGTAATTGTTGTACTGGGCTGCTGGAGCCTTTGGCACGCACAACGAGAAATCTTGCCGCGCATGCTGCAAGATGGCTTCACTATTACAACCCGCGCATCATCCCCTTCGCTTGAACGGCATGAAAACGTCTGCCTAGCGCTAGAGCAAGTGCTCAGCAATAAAAACACCGCCATAGAAAGCCTCCACAGCCTCTATAGTGCACGCCAATGCACGCTGATCGCCCAATTGCCTTATGGCAGCCCGATGGAGCAAGCGATTGATAACGCTAAGCAACTGATGAATACCGTTAAATTGCCAGCGGATTTTAGCCCCGTCGATATTCAGCGCCACGAAAACAGCGTTATGATCAGTCGCATTAGTATCGGAGCCCAGACTCACCCCGAGATGCTGCACAACGCTGCGCGTCAGCTGAAAACACTGCTAAACGCCAAGGGCCTTGAAGATGTCAGGCTGCGCGATCGCTACCAGCCCGAAGTCGATATCCGGGTCGACCCGCAAGCACTCATTATCTATCAGCTGCCCTTTGCGCAGTTATCCGATCAGCTTGAACACGCCTTGGAGCCGCTGCGCGACTTGCCACCCACTGCATTAATGCAACAACTCGCTGCAACCCGCATTCAGCTGCCGGGCACACAGGGAGAGATTCCATTAGCTGATATTGCCCTACTGGAACGTACTGTTGCACCGCTCGATGGCCTCACCAAAGTCGACGACAATCCCGCCGCAACAGTAAGTGTCTATCAAGATAATTTTCACAGCATTGATACCATCGCCGCACGTGTCGACGAGGCCATCTTTGAGCTGCAACAACAGCTGCCTGATACCTATGACGTCAAATTGATTCAGGATAACTCACAAATTTTTTACAACCGTACAGGCATTCTTCAAGACAACGCCATTGCCGGGCTGATGCTGGTATTTCTGGTACTGTTTTTATTTATGCGCATACGGCTGGCATTTTGGGTAACCGTCGGTATTCCGGTCGCCTTCCTCGGTGCCTTTATTACGCTCTGGATGCTTGGCTATTCGATCAACATGGTATCCACGTTTGCTTTGTTGTTGGTACTCGGCATGGTGGTGGATGACGCCATTATCGTCGGCGAAAGTATCGATCGAGAACAACATTTAACCACCTCTGACGACGAGCTCTCTGCTGTGATCAAAGGCGCAGTAGATGTCTACCGGCCTGTGCTTTTCGCAACGCTAACCACCATTGTGAGCTTTGCTCCACTGGCATTTTTACCGGGCGCAGAAGGCCGTTTGATCGGCCAGATTCCTTGGGTGGTGATCGCGACATTGGCGTTTTCTCTGGTGGAATGCCTATTAATACTGCCCGCACATTTACGCCATCGATCCGCCAATACACGCTCACCGCGATTGTGCGATCGCCCGCATTGGTTGACTGAACGTCTGTTAAAACGATTTACATACGACATCTACCAACCCGTATTGGTAAAAGGCTTGGCCTGGCGTTACCTATTGATCACCTTGTTTTTTGCCACGTTGGTTTTGGTTTTCAGTCAGGTCGCCAGTGGTCGAATCACCGTACAGTGGTTATCCAATATTGAATCAGAAGTGGCCACAGCTACCGTTACTGTTGCCCCGCAAGACCGCTTGGCCTACCTACCCAAGCTAACCCAGCAATTGGAAAAATCAGCGCTTAAGCTGCAAGAAGAACTGAACACCGAAACCGGTCACCAGGAAGTTCGCCATGTGCGCGCGCATATCCCCATCGACAGCAACACCGGCTACGTTTACCTGACTCTGGCCTCCGGGCAAGATCGCCGCTATAGCGGTGCCTTAATCGATGAACGCTGGCAATCACAAACAGGCCTACTTAAGCACGCTGTTGACGTGCAATTTTCCAGCCGCTTTCAAACCAGCACCGATGGCTTCTGGCTTCAGTTATTCAGTACCGATAAACAGCAGCTACAGCAGGCCAGTGATGCGCTTTTACAACAATTAAGCTCACTAAAAGGCGTCAGCCAGGTACAAAGCAGCCTGCAAAACACCCAAGCCGACTGGCGATTGATTCTGCCATCCGCAGATGCCGCGGCTTCTCAGGAACTACTGGCATCGGCATCGACACCCCCAATAGCGGAAAACGAACTACTCATAAAAATGGGATATTGGTTAAAGGGGCAAACATTACGCCAATCAGGTGCAAATGACGATCACGATGCACTGGCAGTCACCTTAACCCTGGCAGATCACAGCCCAGCACAACTGCTGCAGCTGCCCGTTGATCAAGGCCGCCATGTATTGCCCTTTCATGCAATAGCCGACGTGCTACCTGCAGATAAAGCCGAGCAAGTAACCCGCAGCGACGGGCGCTACACTGGCTTGATCAGCGCCAAACTACAAACGCAAATACTCACAACCGACAGCCTCTATCACGATGTGTTTGATCAATGGCTACCCACTATACAGGCTGAATTCCCCGATGTTGAATGGCACATCGGCGGCCTCAAAGGCTCACAGCGCAAACTCAGTGAGCGCCTGATGAGCGGATTTGGTATCGCTCTCATGGTGATATTCCTGCTAACGGCATGGCTATTTCGCTCCTGGAGCCAACCTATATTGATTCTAACGGCCGTCCCTTTCGGCATGCTTGGCGCCATCGCTGGCCATGCGTTATTGGGTTACCCGCTCACAGTCTGGTCGATCGCAGGGATGCTGGCAGTCTCAGGTATTGTGGTGAATGACAACATGGTTTTGATCTACAGCATCAATGCTCGCCACCAATCCGGTGAACCAACCGTTGTTGCCGTGGTTAACGCCTGCACGGATCGGTTGCGACCCATTCTGCTAACCAGCATCACAACATTTGTGGGCCTGCTACCCATTATGTCTGAGCGCAGCTGGGACGCGCAGTTTCTGGTACCTATGGCCATCGCCACCGGGTTTGGCGTGCTGCTGGCAACCGCTGTAAGCTTGTTGCTAATACCTGCGGTGTATCTTGTAGTGGCTGATTTGAGTGGCCGACAAACAAATAACTGTGCAACAACGACCGACAGTCTGTCCTGACGTTTTTTTATCGCGTCGACAGCGCCGCCGTTCACAAATCACGTATACTGCTCGCCCTCTTGCCACACAAATCGATAAGAATCCCATGCCTCAGGCGCGTGCCAACCTCATTTATGTTCTTGCTGGCATCATCGCCCTTGGACCCTTGTCCGTCGATCTTTATCTACCTGCCATGCCCGCTATGGTGGGTTATTTCGATACCGACATTTCTCAAGTGCAGATGACGCTGTCCAGCTATCTGCTGGGCTTTGCCTTATTTCATCTGGTGTGTGGGCCATTATCTGACCGCTTCGGGCGTAAACCTGTGCTGCTCGGTGGGCTCGCTCTGTATGTGGTCATGAGTGGTTTGTGTGCAGTCGCCACCACCATAGACGAACTCATTGTTTACCGGTTTATTCAAGCGATGGGCGCGTGCTGTGCACCAACCCTCGGCCGCGCAATTGTGCGCGATGTGTACCCACCAGAAAAAGCCGTCAAAGCCTTGGCGTACGTATCCAGCTTGATGGCCATCGCACCCGTTATGGCACCGTCATTGGGCGGCATCTTGGTGTCTTTTGGCGATTGGCGCCTGACGTTCTGGTCGCTGGTCGGATTCGGCTTGCTGGCCATGGCGTTAACGTTATTTCTGGTTGATGAATCACTGCCACAGAAACAACCTCTGCACCCACGAATCATCGGGAAAAACTTTTTAACGCTCCTGAGCAGCCATCACTTTGTGGGGAATGTCCTGACCTCGTCATTTCTGTATGCCGGCGCCTTTGCGTTTCTGTCAGGTGCAAGCTTTGTATTGATCGAGTTCTTCAACGTGAAGCCCATCCACTTTGGTTTGTATTTCATGTTTATCGTCGCCGGTTATATTGGCGGCAACCTATTCACGGCGAAGATCGCCCATCGCTGGCCACCAGCACGCGCTTTCAAGCTCGGCATTGCAACATCTGTCATCCCTAGTTCATTGATGGTCGCGGCTAATTTGGCCGGTTATTTCCACCCAGTATTGGCCGTGGTACCCGTACTTTTTGTAACGCTGGCGATTGGATTAGTGTTGCCCCAGGCGATGGGTGAAGCGCTGAAACCGTTTGCACATATGGCAGCGACCGCATCGGCGATGATGGGGTTTATGCAGATGACCGTTGCCTCATTGGCAGGCTGGTTAGTGGGCGTATTTCTGGTAGATAATCCGCTGCCGATGGCAATTGTTATACTCGGAACCGGGATTTCAAGTGGGTTGTGTTATTTACTGTTTCTCAGAAAGGTTCATCAGCAGGAGAGCCAAGAGCCGGTATTCGTCGATTGATCTGACCACCGCGCTAGTGTTTGTTCAACAACTCGGTAGCAATGGCCAGTATCAACGGTGATGCAGAGTTAGTGGAATGGGAACAGGTAGTTCATCCACCCAGCCATGCGCAATAACACCTTACGCATCACTGATAAGTGCTCAAAGTGTTCACTGTAAATCGCGGCTTGCGCATAAGCACCGCCGGGCAGTTTGCCGGCATACTGTTCAAAGCGCTCATCCGTAATGCGGATAATCACCGGTACTCGATCTGGAATTGCCGTGGTGTTTTCACTCAACACATCACCCGATGGCTGCAACTGCCCTTGCGCCAATGCTGGCAATACATGCTCAACACGACCCGCAAATATTGCACCGGGAATCGCATCAAAAATCATCTCGGCGCTGTCGCCTTCATTCAGGCGCAACAAGCTATTCTGGCGGAACCACGCGATATACATAGGCGCTTCCTTATGCACAAAAACCATCACTGGGCGCAAAGGTAGCGGTGCTGCCATCATACCCGGGCGTAACGTCAGCTGTGTCACCAAGCCGTCTGTAGGGGCATGAACCACCGTGTGTTCCAATTCAAATTCAGCTTCTCTGTGCTGTGCTTTTAACGCATTAAGATTAGCTTCTGCAATTTCCAGGTTACGCTTGGCCTCTACCTTACGGCGCACCAACTCCTTTTCACGCGTGTAATCAAGCTCGGCTTGTTTAACCCGTGCATTCAGCTCAGACACCTTCGCTTCAAAGGGTGTTGGATCAATGCGGAACAACACATCGCCTTTTTTGACCGGCTTATTCGGCAAAACAGGGACGTCAATAACGTGCCCTCGCACCTGCGGCACAATCGGTGTTGTCGCATAATAGCTGCGGCTGATTTCCGAATAGGGGTGGTTGTAATTCATGGTCGCGATCAGCGCACCAATAATAACGATGCCGCCCAACACTGCGGTGGGCACCGTCCACTTATTGAGCGGAATACGGAATACTTTAAAAATCGTGATCGCAAACGCGGCGTACGTGAGTATTAACAATACATCCATTAGTCGTTCGCTCCCTCTGCCTGGCTATTGTTATCAGCGCTTGCAGGCGCATTTTTTTCATTGTGATCTGCGCTATCAATTGTGGCTTGCAAACCCGCAATTTGATTCTCTAACAAAGCAAGACGTTCTTCTGCCTGATGTTGAAATCCCCAACCGCGATCTTCACGATATATCGTCGCCCAGATCCACAAAAACGGCCATAAAACATGCAGCGTAAATAGACTGACCCAACCCGCTACATGAATAGCGTCTTGATGCGGATGATTGCGCTTGTGGGCAATCTCATAGGGGATATCGTGAACCACGATAATGCCGTAAAACAGCACCAGCCCCACAAAGACCAACAGGCCCAGGGCAAAATAATCTAACACCTTAAACGCTCCTATTTTCAGATTTACTGCCTACCAACGCACCGATAACAACGCGCAGACAGGCACGAGACTACTTTTTTATTTGGATTTACTGGTCAGGTTACTCAGAGGCTTGGCATAAACGACGCCCAGATCTTGCATAACCTTGTTGATTTGCAGGTTAATGCCCGCAATCTCTTGTTTGTATTCGTTCAGATCTGTTGTGCGAATCTGCGCAAATACCTGAACCTCGAAACCAAACTCGCCAATGGTTTCCAAGTTAACGCGGCGTATCTGATCATCAACCATTTCATGGGTTTCGAGAATATGACGCACTGCATCCATCGCCTGTGAGATTTTTTCTTCCGTGGTGACATGGTCTAAATACAACACCCGAGAGAAAGTAAACTTGTCACGCATTGAGAAGTTTTCGATCACGCCTGCACTGACTTGTGAATTGGGAATAAACACAACAGAACGATCTAACGTTCGGATTTTGGTGGCCCACAAGCCGATCTCCTCGACCATGCCCTTCGAACCTTGAACAAGACAAAAATCACCGACTTTGATCGGCGATGTCATAAATATCGTGACAGTACCGATTAGGTTTTCTAACGATTTCTGTGCTGCCAACGCGATGGCCAACCCACCAATACCTAGGCCCGCCACCATGGTCGTGACATCAATACCCATATTGTTAAACCAAACGAGTAACCCGCTGATCAAGACCAAAATTCGCGATACGCTGGCCAACGGCTTGAGTAAAACTGCCATGTCTTTTTGGCCTTTAAGCTCTAGCCGGGTTTGCCCATACTCCTGCATAAAGCCGATAACCATG includes:
- the czcA_1 gene encoding Cobalt-zinc-cadmium resistance protein CzcA; its protein translation is MHTLIAFFARRAVAANGLMLVIVVLGCWSLWHAQREILPRMLQDGFTITTRASSPSLERHENVCLALEQVLSNKNTAIESLHSLYSARQCTLIAQLPYGSPMEQAIDNAKQLMNTVKLPADFSPVDIQRHENSVMISRISIGAQTHPEMLHNAARQLKTLLNAKGLEDVRLRDRYQPEVDIRVDPQALIIYQLPFAQLSDQLEHALEPLRDLPPTALMQQLAATRIQLPGTQGEIPLADIALLERTVAPLDGLTKVDDNPAATVSVYQDNFHSIDTIAARVDEAIFELQQQLPDTYDVKLIQDNSQIFYNRTGILQDNAIAGLMLVFLVLFLFMRIRLAFWVTVGIPVAFLGAFITLWMLGYSINMVSTFALLLVLGMVVDDAIIVGESIDREQHLTTSDDELSAVIKGAVDVYRPVLFATLTTIVSFAPLAFLPGAEGRLIGQIPWVVIATLAFSLVECLLILPAHLRHRSANTRSPRLCDRPHWLTERLLKRFTYDIYQPVLVKGLAWRYLLITLFFATLVLVFSQVASGRITVQWLSNIESEVATATVTVAPQDRLAYLPKLTQQLEKSALKLQEELNTETGHQEVRHVRAHIPIDSNTGYVYLTLASGQDRRYSGALIDERWQSQTGLLKHAVDVQFSSRFQTSTDGFWLQLFSTDKQQLQQASDALLQQLSSLKGVSQVQSSLQNTQADWRLILPSADAAASQELLASASTPPIAENELLIKMGYWLKGQTLRQSGANDDHDALAVTLTLADHSPAQLLQLPVDQGRHVLPFHAIADVLPADKAEQVTRSDGRYTGLISAKLQTQILTTDSLYHDVFDQWLPTIQAEFPDVEWHIGGLKGSQRKLSERLMSGFGIALMVIFLLTAWLFRSWSQPILILTAVPFGMLGAIAGHALLGYPLTVWSIAGMLAVSGIVVNDNMVLIYSINARHQSGEPTVVAVVNACTDRLRPILLTSITTFVGLLPIMSERSWDAQFLVPMAIATGFGVLLATAVSLLLIPAVYLVVADLSGRQTNNCATTTDSLS
- the bcr_1 gene encoding Bicyclomycin resistance protein; the encoded protein is MPQARANLIYVLAGIIALGPLSVDLYLPAMPAMVGYFDTDISQVQMTLSSYLLGFALFHLVCGPLSDRFGRKPVLLGGLALYVVMSGLCAVATTIDELIVYRFIQAMGACCAPTLGRAIVRDVYPPEKAVKALAYVSSLMAIAPVMAPSLGGILVSFGDWRLTFWSLVGFGLLAMALTLFLVDESLPQKQPLHPRIIGKNFLTLLSSHHFVGNVLTSSFLYAGAFAFLSGASFVLIEFFNVKPIHFGLYFMFIVAGYIGGNLFTAKIAHRWPPARAFKLGIATSVIPSSLMVAANLAGYFHPVLAVVPVLFVTLAIGLVLPQAMGEALKPFAHMAATASAMMGFMQMTVASLAGWLVGVFLVDNPLPMAIVILGTGISSGLCYLLFLRKVHQQESQEPVFVD
- the rsgA_1 gene encoding Small ribosomal subunit biogenesis GTPase RsgA codes for the protein MAKRRLTKQQQARIQRQHQHRIAKAGKGGETDDALLGPERRALVSARYSRHVDVRILDGDDVGRQVRCHVRATVGSIAVGDYVVWRSMGEDQGVVIAVEPRQSLIERPDGLGKLKPVAANIDRVFIVLAVEPEPHPTLIDRYLVAAENANIEAILVLNKMDLCQTPAQQSLCDELERIYTALDYRVYRISCAEKAGLEALRQELTDQVSVFVGQSGVGKSSLVNELIPETEAKVGELSDHVVKGRHTTTTSSLFALPGGGYLIDSPGIREFHLNHFDKPQIYAGYRELEPLLGTCQFRDCQHDSEPGCEIREFIDGQTMSDSRAQTLAYILGSLDDAG
- the yiaW gene encoding Inner membrane protein YiaW — its product is MLDYFALGLLVFVGLVLFYGIIVVHDIPYEIAHKRNHPHQDAIHVAGWVSLFTLHVLWPFLWIWATIYREDRGWGFQHQAEERLALLENQIAGLQATIDSADHNEKNAPASADNNSQAEGAND
- the yiaV gene encoding Inner membrane protein YiaV gives rise to the protein MDVLLILTYAAFAITIFKVFRIPLNKWTVPTAVLGGIVIIGALIATMNYNHPYSEISRSYYATTPIVPQVRGHVIDVPVLPNKPVKKGDVLFRIDPTPFEAKVSELNARVKQAELDYTREKELVRRKVEAKRNLEIAEANLNALKAQHREAEFELEHTVVHAPTDGLVTQLTLRPGMMAAPLPLRPVMVFVHKEAPMYIAWFRQNSLLRLNEGDSAEMIFDAIPGAIFAGRVEHVLPALAQGQLQPSGDVLSENTTAIPDRVPVIIRITDERFEQYAGKLPGGAYAQAAIYSEHFEHLSVMRKVLLRMAGWMNYLFPFH
- the orn gene encoding Oligoribonuclease; protein product: MSAETHNDHDTNLIWIDLEMTGLDPDGDTIIEIATIVTDKDLNMIAEGPSLAIHQADSVMDTMNEWCITQHGQSGLTARVKASDITMRDAELATLEFLRDHVSANSSPMCGNSICQDRRFLYRYMPELEDFFHYRNLDVSSLKELARRWKPSALEGFRKQGSHLALDDIRDSIEELKHYRETFIQL